From Maylandia zebra isolate NMK-2024a linkage group LG11, Mzebra_GT3a, whole genome shotgun sequence, one genomic window encodes:
- the serinc2l gene encoding serine incorporator 1 has translation MGACLALCSLASCASCLCGSAPCLLCGCCPSSNNSTITRLVFSFFLLMGTFVSVIMILPGMETQLRKIPGFCKGGTSIPGIENQVDCNVIVGYKSVYRMCFAMTCFFFLFCVIMIRVRSSKDPRAAIQNGFWFFKFLILVGITVGAFFIPDGTFHDVWFYFGLVGSFIFIIIQLILLIDFAHSWNKAWVENAENGNKCWFAGLLSFTVLHYALAIAAVVLFYIYYTMPDNCTEHKVFISLNLIFCVIVSIVSVLPKIQATQPYSGLLQASIISLYTMYVTWSAMTNNPNRKCNPSLLSLVSNVNTTQPSGGSPTGQVQWWDAQGIVGLIIFLFCTLYASIRSSSNTQVNKLMQTEEGGGSGGEGVVGEDGIRRAVDNEEESVTYNYSFFHFHLCLASLYIMMTLTNWYKPETNTQVMQSTMPAVWVKMSSSWLGLGLYLWTLIAPLIFPDRDFS, from the exons ATGGGGGCTTGCTTGGCTTTGTGCTCTTTAGCCAGCTGT GCCTCATGTCTGTGTGGCTCAGCACCATGTCTTTTGTGTGGTTGCTGTCCCTCTTCAAATAACTCCACCATCACCCGCTTggttttctccttcttcttgcTGATGGGAACCTTTGTGTCTGTTATCATGATCCTTCCTGGAATGGAAACGCAGCTTCGCAAG ATCCCAGGATTTTGCAAGGGCGGAACTTCAATACCTGGTATTGAAAACCAGGTTGACTGTAATGTCATCGTGGGGTACAAGTCTGTGTATCGAATGTGCTTTGCCATGACCTGCTTCttctttctgttctgtgtcatCATGATTCGTGTCCGTAGCAGTAAAGACCCACGTGCAGCTATTCAAAATGG GTTCTGGTTCTTTAAGTTTCTGATCCTGGTCGGGATTACAGTGGGAGCCTTTTTCATCCCTGATGGGACATTTCACGATG TGTGGTTTTACTTCGGATTGGTGGGATCCTTTATCTTCATTATAATCCAACTCATACTCCTCATTGACTTTGCCCACTCCTGGAACAAAGCCTGGGtagaaaatgctgaaaatgggaacaaatgCTGGTTTGCAG GGCTGCTGTCTTTCACTGTCCTCCACTATGCACTGGCTATCGCTGCTGTGGTGCTTTTCTACATTTACTATACAATGCCAGATAACTGCACAGAGCACAAAGTCTTCATCAGCCTCAACCTTATCTTCTGCGTCATCGTCTCCATTGTTTCCGTCTTACCAAAGATACAG GCAACTCAACCGTACTCTGGTCTGCTTCAGGCTTCTATTATTTCCCTCTACACCATGTATGTCACCTGGTCTGCGATGACCAACAATCCCA ATCGTAAGTGTAACCCCAGCCTGTTGAGTCTAGTGTCAAACGTCAACACCACTCAACCGTCTGGTGGCAGCCCTACAGGACAGGTGCAGTGGTGGGATGCTCAGGGCATTGTGGGATTGATCATCTTCCTCTTTTGTACTCTCTATGCCAG TATCCGTTCATCCAGCAACACCCAGGTAAACAAGCTGATGCAGACAGAGGAGGGCGGAGGGTCAGGTGGAGAGGGTGTGGTTGGAGAGGATGGTATCCGCAGGGCTGTTGACAATGAAGAGGAGAGTGTCACTTACAACTACTCCTTTTTCCATTTCCACCTCTGTCTGGCCTCTCTGTACATCATGATGACTCTTACCAACTGGTACAA ACCAGAAACCAACACCCAGGTCATGCAGAGCACTATGCCAGCTGTTTGGGTGAAGATGAGTTCCAGCTGGCTGGGCCTCGGGCTTTACCTTTGGACCCTCATTGCCCCTCTTATTTTCCCTGACAGGGATTTCAGCTGA